A single region of the Vicia villosa cultivar HV-30 ecotype Madison, WI linkage group LG4, Vvil1.0, whole genome shotgun sequence genome encodes:
- the LOC131595266 gene encoding uncharacterized protein LOC131595266, with amino-acid sequence MGDYHFIYKDLDGASTQWDDIQAKLGNLPPKPPAFKPPPFTPASDPDSIPKDKSWIDSKTHDELEDLEDDFDDDRFLEEYRKKRLAEIQEAAKVLRFGSVTPISGSDFVREVSQAPSDVWVVVILYKDGIAECGVLMQCIEELATMYPATKFVKIISTDCIPNYPDCNLPTLLVYNSGAVKGNYVGMSRFGRRCTPEGVALVLCQSDPVLNDGQSRDEESRQAVIDGVRKRFIEKVVADHEEKDYDSSSD; translated from the exons ATGGGAGATTATCACTTCATATACAAGGATCTAGATGGAGCTTCCACTCAATGGGACGATATTCAAGCCAAACTCGGCAATCTTCCTCCAAAGCCACCCGCTTTTAAACCCCCACCTTTCACCCCTGCTTCTGATCCCGATTCCATTCCCAAAGATAAATCATGGATCGATTCCAAAACCCACGATGAACTTGAAGACCTTGAAGATGATTTCGATGATGATCGGTTCCTCGAAGAGTATAG GAAGAAGAGGTTAGCTGAGATACAAGAGGCGGCTAAAGTTTTGAGGTTTGGGTCAGTGACTCCGATATCAGGATCTGATTTCGTTCGGGAGGTTTCGCAAGCTCCGTCTGATGTTTGGGTGGTTGTCATTCTTTACAAAGACGG GATTGCCGAATGTGGGGTGTTGATGCAATGTATTGAAGAATTGGCTACAATGTATCCTGCAACAAAATTTGTGAAGATAATATCCACTGATTGCATTCCCAACTACCCAGATTGTAATCTTCCCACTTTGTTGGTATACAACAGCGGAGCTGTTAAAGGAAATTATGTTGGTATGAGTAGGTTTGGGCGAAGATGCACTCCTGAAG GTGTTGCATTGGTCCTGTGCCAATCAGATCCTGTACTTAATGATGGCCAGAGCAGAGATGAGGAATCAAGACAAGCCGTCATCGATGGAGTTCGCAAGAGGTTTATAGAGAAAGTCGTCGCTGATCACGAAGAGAAGGATTATGATTCATCAAGTGATTAG
- the LOC131595264 gene encoding transcription termination factor MTERF5, chloroplastic, whose translation MFLVSFTCSNIPQTLQFSKPSKMKTFSSIQPPHHFHSTSFFSSTPRTQVSFSGRVFFCQAKSGTNELLNVKLLSPTLLVAEKEEAKAVLTLFLKKQGLSNAKATKTINRSDPFIDHLISKLHSKHKTWYLSGRELTTLEIRDVLISYLETLFEEHGHMLVDIVESYPNPPVKVKSAVPTPLPNPSLAVESKKLKVVSQVSGLDPATGNLRPHVVYLMQLGMEIDQIRTIIRKFPAFANYSLDGKIKPVVEFFLELGVPQEKILIILMKRPQLCGISLSENLKPTMKFFETLGVDKKEWAKVIYRSPALLTYSRQKIKESIDFLLELGISEESIGKILTRCPSIVSYSVEDNLRPKVKYFHSLGVDVGLLLFKCPQNFGLSIEANIKPVTEFFLERGYSLEEIGTMISRYGALYTFSLTGNLMPKWDFFLTMDYPKSELVKFPHFFGYSLEKRIKPRYARYALLKSYGVKLLLNQVLSLSSSKFEEVIKKKMKKLQNEKNEETVK comes from the exons ATGTTTCTTGTATCTTTTACTTGCAGTAATATTCCTCAAACACTGCAATTCTCAAAACCCTCAAAGATGAAAACTTTCTCCTCAATTCAACCACCCCATCATTTCCATTCCACATCGTTTTTCTCTTCCACTCCCAG GACTCAAGTTTCTTTTTCTGGAAGGGTCTTCTTTTGTCAGGCAAAATCTG GAACAAACGAGTTGTTAAACGTAAAATTGTTGTCTCCAACCCTATTAGTAGCAGAAAAAGAAGAAGCCAAAGCTGTATTGACCTTGTTTTTGAAGAAACAAGGGTTGAGCAATGCGAAGGCGACAAAAACCATTAACAGATCAGATCCTTTTATTGATCACCTTATCTCAAAGCTTCACTCGAAGCACAAAACTTGGTACCTTTCAG GGAGAGAACTTACAACTCTTGAAATCAGGGATGTACTTATCTCTTATCTTGAAACGCTTTTCGAAGAGCACGGACATATGCTAGTGGATATAGTGGAAAGCTATCCAAACCCACCAGTTAAGGTTAAATCAGCCGTACCGACTCCCCTTCCTAATCCTAGTCTGGCGGTAGAGTCCAAGAAACTTAAAGTCGTGTCTCAAGTGAGTGGGCTAGACCCTGCTACGGGAAATCTTCGTCCTCATGTTGTTTATCTCATGCAACTCGGAATGGAAATTGACCAGATTAGGACTATTATACGGAAGTTCCCAGCTTTCGCAAACTATAGCTTGGATGGTAAAATTAAGCCGGTGGTCGAGTTTTTTCTTGAACTGGGAGTGCCACAAGAAAAAATTCTTATTATCCTCATGAAAAGGCCTCAGTTATGTGGAATCAGTCTATCTGAAAATCTTAAGCCGACAATGAAATTCTTCGAAACTTTGGGTGTTGACAAGAAGGAATGGGCGAAGGTGATCTACCGCTCCCCGGCCTTGCTAACTTATAGCAGGCAGAAGATTAAGGAAAGTATAGATTTTCTCCTTGAATTAGGCATCTCAGAAGAGAGCATTGGTAAGATCTTAACTCGCTGCCCTAGTATTGTTAGTTACAGTGTAGAGGACAATCTCCGGCCAAAAGTAAAATACTTTCATTCCTTGGGGGTTGATGTTGGCCTTCTTCTATTCAAGTGTCCACAAAATTTTGGTCTTAGTATTGAGGCTAATATAAAGCCCGTAACCGAATTTTTCTTGGAGAGGGGATACTCTTTGGAAGAAATTGGGACTATGATTTCGAGATATGGAGCATTGTACACTTTCAGCTTGACCGGTAATTTGATGCCAAAATGGGATTTCTTTTTGACTATGGATTACCCTAAATCTGAGCTGGTTAAATTCCCTCACTTTTTTGGATACAgtttagaaaaaaggattaaaCCGAGATATGCGAGATATGCACTCCTGAAAAGTTATGGGGTGAAATTATTGCTGAATCAGGTTCTTTCACTATCAAGCAGTAAGTTTGAAGaggttattaaaaagaaaatgaagaaactgcaaaatgaaaaaaatgaagagactgtaaaatga